DNA sequence from the Paenibacillus azoreducens genome:
CGCGTATGCTAAATAAGCGAGTCCCCCTTGAACAATGGGATACTTAATTTGCAGTAATTCCGTCAGACGCGTGCTCCATTTCATCGTCGTTCCCCTCCATCTCCGCTGAATACTCATCATTTCTATTATCTTAACAACAGCAATGTCATTGCAAATACAATAGCTAATCCCCCTGCTATATAATCAATACGCGTAAATTTCAGCTGCTTATAAACGGTTCTTCCCTTGCCATTGCCATAAGCTCGCGCATCGATTGCCATGGTTAGCTGCTCGGCACGTTGAACGGTTGCAATGATGAGCGGAATAAGAATGGGAATATAAGCGAAAAAGCGTTTTGGCATTTTGAGGGACGTGATATCATATCCTCTTGCCTGCTGCGCCTCTTGAATACGATCCAGCTCCTGCATAATAGTAGGAATGAAACGAATTGCAATAGCGATCATTAACGAAAACTGTTCTACAGGCACATTTAATTTGGAGAGCGGCGACAGCAGCTTTTCCAGCCCATGGGCCAGGGATAGCGGTTTGGTGGTCAGCGTTAACACAGAAGCGAGCAAAACAAGCAGAACGATTCGAAAAACAAAGCGTGTCCCGTTTTGCAGGCCTTCCGCTGTCACATGGATGAATGACCAGGACCATATGATGACGCCTTTGGTAGTGAGCGCATGATAAACAAAAGTAAACGCCAAAATCCACAAAATCGGCCGTAACCCTCTCCCAAACATATGAAGCGGTATTTTTGACGATATTAAAATAATCAAAACGAAGATGGCTGCAGTCACGTAGCTGATAAACGTTCCCAGCATCAAAAAGCTCAGCATGATAGAAATCGCGGCTAAAAGCTTTGTTCTCGGATCCAAGCGGTGAAATATCGAATCGGTTTCCAAATACTGTCCTAATAATATGTTATTCATTACGAAGCAGACCTCTTCCACGCCAAATCGGCAGAATGCTTTGAAAAATATCCTGCTCCTTGCAGCTCCTGACTTCGATTTTCCGACCGGATAATTCCTCCGCCAGCTTTAAGAGCTGCACAGGTTCAGGCAGCGGCAATCCGGCTTCCTCCATCAATTCCGTTTTCTCGAGAAACAAG
Encoded proteins:
- a CDS encoding energy-coupling factor transporter transmembrane component T family protein; protein product: MNNILLGQYLETDSIFHRLDPRTKLLAAISIMLSFLMLGTFISYVTAAIFVLIILISSKIPLHMFGRGLRPILWILAFTFVYHALTTKGVIIWSWSFIHVTAEGLQNGTRFVFRIVLLVLLASVLTLTTKPLSLAHGLEKLLSPLSKLNVPVEQFSLMIAIAIRFIPTIMQELDRIQEAQQARGYDITSLKMPKRFFAYIPILIPLIIATVQRAEQLTMAIDARAYGNGKGRTVYKQLKFTRIDYIAGGLAIVFAMTLLLLR